The Zalophus californianus isolate mZalCal1 chromosome 6, mZalCal1.pri.v2, whole genome shotgun sequence DNA window GAGGGCAGAGCAGAATCTAATCAGAAAGGACTAGAAAACAGGGAGCAGAGAGAACAAGAACACAGACCAACCTTTCTGTAAGTTCAAAGGAACAACAGAGCCAAGGAAAACATGCTGATGTCTTCCCTCAGACAGAAGAAAAACACTGGGTGGTATTTAAACAGGGCCCTGGAAACAAGAATTATGATGTGGGtaagtggaaaagagaaagagtaaaCATCTGCAAAGACAGAGTCAGTGTGAGCCGCTCTGAAGGGTCAGAGGCAGCACGACAAGCATCGGGACAGTCAGGCCTGAAAGGCagagtctgggggggggggggggcgagaggGGACGCCAGGTAGGAAGGGGTGCCGCCAGACTGCAGAGGGCCCTGAGAAGAACCTGGTTTATGTTCCATAACAATCCATGTCTGACATTGTCCTCAGAggcaaaaattttaagaattaaagcaATAACGAGGTTATTCAAAGGGAGAAGTGTCAGGATTCATCGTGACTTTGGCAGAAAATCTGGTAGGACACTTGTGTCATGATaaattttcctctcctctccttttcgtACTCTACACAATGTAATATGAAAACCTTCTCATTGAAGAGAATGAATGCTGACATTGGGCTTTTTCTCACAGACAAGCAGTAGGAGCTCCAGGCTGACCACACACATCACTCCTGATCATGCATGACATACAGGTCTGATGTAAACCCCGTCTGTTCCTCATGGTTCACTTgctggaaaaagcaagggaagaaacaaatgttataaaagaaaaagccacCATGCAGTCATTTAacatagaactagagagtataagaCCCGTCCACTCTTGAGCAAAAGACACACAGTACCTGAATGAAAAATAGCACAATAATGAGCATTACGCATCATTGGTACTCACCCAAGCAGTAAGTGTAAGCGTCTCACCTTCAGCTCCAAAGGAAAACACTCTAATATTAGATCTTCTATAATGAATTATAAgactttgttttcaattttgtatGTTCTTAGATCTCTATTTTTTCCTAACCTTAATCTATTATTGCTATGTTTTTAAAgagattataaattatattttagagtTACCTACTTGAGCATTTATGTCCTCTGGCATTACAACTtgcttaaatatataaatttaactactatttaaaaagagaaacaggggcgcctgggtggctcagtcgttaagtgtctgccttcagctcaggtcatgatcccagggccctgggatcgagccccgcatcgggctccctgctccacgggaagcctgcttctccctctcccactctccctgcttgtgttcctgctctcactatctctctgtctctgtcaaataaataaataaaaaataaataaataaataaataaaaagagagaatgtgtacAAAAAATAACCTTTACTAAATATTTCACATGATGGATATCAGCATTCTTTGCCTACTTTGCTCAATCATAACAAATTTTCTCAAAATGGGTACTTTGCAAATCGTCAAGACTGATccgttttttcctgctttcattGGAGGGGACAGTGACCTGGCTTCTAGATGGCCTGAAAGTTAAGCTGAAGAATAAAAGCAGTGTGGTTATTTTTAGAGCTCTACAGGCATAAAAATACAGCACTAAACTGTGACCTACAGCTATGCATAGCAGAGCATCGCACCATGCGACAGTCTTCACCGTAGCTGGGAGCACATCCGTGGTGCCTCACGCTATTGTTCTCATTTCATTACCAAAGATAAGTCTGAGTGCATTTAGGACCAGAGCCCACTGCTGCCGGCATCTTTTTCAAATAGACTGAGCTACGTTCAAAAGGTAGACCATTATATAATTTGCGAAGAATGAATGGTaagttatttttgtcatttcttctagCTTCCTTACAAGGTGAATTAATGAGCAGTCTCCCTAAATGAAGACATCACAACCTCATTCCTAACATAGAaacttatttatttcaaatacagTTTCAGTGGGTAAATAAGGAGGCTCATTCCTTCCAACAGGGGATACATCCAGGAGAACAACATATGCCTGAGTAAAACACAGCTTCATCACTAATTCAAGCAAGCTCTTTGGCAGCATCACCACATCGGATCCACCAGCTTACCAGGTACGCTTTAAACATTTTCTGCACAAAACCTAAGTCAAAAGTGTGTTTATAGATAGCACTTCTTATACGTTAATATTGTAAAGCCTCCTAAGAACTTTTTATAGCCAAGTGTCAGTGTTAATTTTCAGAGAATGTTCAGTCTGGTGATTATCTCTTTGTATATTTCATTTCTGCTTAGCTACATAAACGTATTTTCAAAGCTTGGTTTTTGGTACTGACCTAGTTAGAGACTGAAAAGCTTTAATCCATGTTCTAATCTTATTCTGACCAGTGAAAAACTCATGCACTTTTCTAGCAAATTTATTACAAGGAAAGATATTGCTCATCAGAACCACAAcattttatgcaaataaataagtGAGGATATTTCCATAGGCTAAAAATGCCACTTTTTGGCTGGATGAAATGGCCAAAATATGATTCCTACAAACCTACACACTATCCTGGCTCCGACGTAGTGACAAAGACTCTGCTTCGGGAATTAAAGTGGCACCTGAAGGAGCGAGAGAGATTAATACAGGAGATcgaaaatgaacaaaaagttaaaaaaacaggTGTGGATTACAACTGGCTGAGAAACTACCAGAATCTCCACACGACCATCCCAGCTACGGAACAAAGACAACTTGAAGTCCTTTGCTCACAAGTTCAGCCTTGTCAAACTGGAACTATTCTCAGCAGGTAAAAATACTATGTTCTCTTTTGTGATATTCTGCTACTGTCAAGTCTAAGTTCCTCATACATCTAGACTGGAAATTGTATTCTATCATGTAAATTCTTTAATCATGTGTATCAAAAACCTGGCAACCAAAATCCCCAAGGATAGACTGGACAAAAATATCCATTGACATCTTACTGGCTAGGAAATATGTTTAAACCATATTCAGAATTTCTTTACTAAGAAGCttaattttaaaggaatgagCAGATTACTCAAAAAGGTGAGCGACTACTATAGGATCATGTTATTTAAGCTGTACTTTGGAGATAAACAggtatgaaaaaagaaagtttctgaACTGAATGTTCATTACTGGTTTCCCTGCAGATTTCGAGAAGTTTTAGCAGAAAATGATGTACTGCCATGGGAAATAGTTTACATCTTCAAGCAAGTTCTGAAAGACTTCCTAAACAGTACTAACAAAGGTAACCAGCAAGAAGGCGCGGAAGAGTCAGGGAACACAGACTGTCCTGTTCCTTCTGTGATCCTGGGCACAAGCTCCAGGGGTTCCAATAAAGACGAAATACCCACGATTTCTAGTTACGTGGACAAAACCACAAAGAACAGGTTCCCAGCATTCTCGCATAGAATATGGAACCTACCATATTATTACCCATCAAGTTAAGTCACTTATAACCAGAGAAGTTTTTATGGCCATCTTTAGAAGCAGAACTCTTAATATTAAGAATACAAAAAAGTAATGTGATTTCATGTTTCTCTGTTGCAAAGTCAGATGTTAAGTAGTTTTTAACTATGCATCCTATGTTTCAAATAGTGTTCCTTTTTTATCCGCTCTAAAAATGCAATGTTTTATTGAACTGTATACTTTTAACTAAAATGATTCCTAAAGACTGAAAAACACATTTGAAGTATTTTCTTAGACTTCAAACACATCTCACAGGAACAAGTATGGAACTGGACAAATTCTGTGTGAAAATTAGACATTAACCTTGACTTTTATTCCGAAAGGAAGCTAtgtatagaataaaataaatgattgatGTGAATCTTGCTTTTACAATATAACACAGAAATGATTCCAGCTCAGTCATTCTCAGCGGGGAAGGGGAAGATGGGCAGTGACAGAGAAAATAATGTGCAGTTTAAAGACTAAGTAGTGCTTTACTTCACCGTTCAAAGTTGTTAATAATTACAACACTTTTAATCTCAATTAACACAAGGGGAAAGTAAAAAATATAGAGCTATATTgtatcattaaaaagaaacaggctGGGTTcattgaaaataacaaatattctggggcccctgggtggcttattagtcagttaagcctccaactcttgatttcggctcaggtcatgatctcagggtcgtgggatcgagccccaggttgggctccctgctgagcatggatcctgcttaagattctctctctccctctgcccctccagtcctctctaaaaatatagcaaatattcaatatacaaaattcaatatttcataatttcattaaaGTAGAAAACTaatcactggatttttttttataaagtcctAGGATCTTTATCATCTTAAAAGTCCAAGGAACCTAATGTTTACTTTATATTTAGagatttgctgttttttccccatCTAAGAGGAAAAATATTGAAGACTAGAACTCAATATccactccaaaaaaaaaacccttctgaaTTTTTTCCTGGACTCTTGGCCAACATCTACACCATTCTGAACGAGCTTCAATTTGGTCTTTAATCCTGTGTCATAAATGGTGTCAACCTGACCAGGGTTTAATAAGACGAGTGGAAACACAGCCCTAAGTGGATCTAAAATAAAGACACCTCTCATTCCTGTTCCCTTTTGATTGTTTTCATGAGCTATTTATGACTCTTTAATCACTATAAAAGTCTTAAAGTAGAAATTGTGGAAGAGCTAAGTATCCCCAGAAGTGCATAATTGATTATTGTCCagtgaatacattaaaaatagagttttaaTATTATTGCCTCAATAGTGataacaaaatttgtttttttttttaagattttatttatttatttgagagagagaatgagagacagagagcacaagagggaagagagccagagggagaagcagactccctgccgagcagggagcccaatgtgggactcgatcccgggactccaggatcatgacctgagctgaaggcagtcgcttaaccgactgagccacccaggcgccccaaaatttctgttttaaacaaCATGGAGTTTGTCTACGAAATGCGGCACTAGAACTGGCCACCTCACCATGTGGGTTAGGAAAAACACACCAGAAAGAGGCCACAAACACTCCATTCTCTCCACAAGGCATCTCCATCAGCCACCGCACAAAAGAAATGACCAAGCCCACCACACTTCTGAGAGGTGCCATGCTCCCTGTCCAGACAGGAAGAAGAGGATTTTCTCAAGTCCCCCCTGTCCGAAGCTTCCTGCAACTGAAGAAGCTGCAGACAGTTAGGTGACCCACTAGTCAAGGAGGAACATGAACCCCACGCTGCTCTAAGTCACCCATGACGCAATCAATTCCACAACCAGACTTTAAAGGGGAGTGGAAGAAATACACTGCATTTTGGTACGCAAAGTCTCCATCTCTGTTTGTTTTGACAATAACCTAATAACCACATTTCCAGTGAGAGCATTGGTGTATGTAATTTAAAGCTATAGTTGTTCCTAGAAAATCTAcaaatcaaatagaaattttaacacaAATAACTTCCTAAATATTAACAGATCCTGCTTCTATACTTTGGGCTGGTTATAGTACCTAAAGTTGGGAGgaagatgaacctcaaaaacataaGGGGGGTGCGGATGGGGGAGAAGAATACCAGGAAAGCTTCAGGCATGTTTTATAAAGAGAGAGTATTGACGCAATGACTAAAAGCTTTAGCTAGGAAATAGTGAGGTGTAAATACATTAATCCACATAAAAGTACTCTGCATATGTGACACATCATAAGCTCTCAAGAGTTAGCATTATCAACCAGCCCAATCCATTTAACAGTGTTAAAGTCATTCTTccacatgccagacactgtgcgaGGCACTGCATATATACTCTCATTCAATCCTTTCCTCGAAAGTAGGTAATATTAGTCCCACTTGGCAGATGAACAAACAGCCTTGGACACGTTCAATGGCTTGCCCGGTATCAGGGAACAAGAGCTTGGGGATTCATGTCACTCTGTCAGGCCCCTGCACCCCTCCAGCCTCGACCTACTCTCTGAGCTCCAAATGCATAGTCAATTGCCTACTTGACACACCTCCTCTTGGATGCCCACAGGCAAGCACagagtttgttttttgaaaggataaataaaaatcaagaaagaaacaaaggaatcaAAACAACATACATCCACAAACGAAAAGCACagctatttaaatcttttttttaacaaagaaatttgctttttttatttaagatttttttttttattttgaaagagagagaatgagagagagcacgagaggaaagagggtcagagggagaagcagactccccgctgagcagggagcccgatgcgggactggatcccgggactccaggatcatgtcctgagctgaaggcagtcgcttaaccaactgagccacccaggcgcccatagctATTTAAATCTTAAGCTCAGTACATGACACCACCACCAAGCCATCCAATTCTATAAGCCAGAATCTCAGAACCATTCCGGAGGGCAGAGGAACCAAAAATACCTCACAAACAAATAAGACTTGGGGCACATGGTAAGGGctttagaggagaaaaaaaatgttgaaagagattagagaggcagagagaggaggtgtGGGAGGACTTGTGCAGCTGTGGAGGCCATAGGAGACCTCTGCAAGAAGTAAGACATTGGAACAGGGCCCAGAATGAGGAGAGCACTCAGTCACGGGAAGAAACTGGACTGCGGgggggcattccaggcagaggggtaGATGCAGAAGCCCCAAGGCAGAAATGAGTTCAGTGTCTTCCAGACACAGAAAAAATGCCAGTGTGGCCAGAGTACAGCAGATTAGGCAGACGCCAGATGGAGGAAGGCCTGGCAAGCCACGACAGAGTCTGCATTTTGTTCTAATGGCAATCTATCCACAGAAAGCCGTACACCTACTCAAAGAACCTTGGGAGTGaatgtttacataaaaatttgCTCATTTAACAAATAGTAACTGAGCATCTACTTCATGCCAGGTATTCTTCTAGGTGCTAGAATAAATTGTTGGAGGGCAAGGATGGAAGCTAGGAGGATAAAAATAGAAGCCTTTTGCAATAATCCAGGaaagagatgatggtggtttaCTTAGTCCGGGGTGGTGAAAGTATAAACAGTGAAGTGTGCTCTTATCCTGGAAACATTTTACAGTACAGTTGCCAggatattttgattttcattggattgaaaacacacatacacacacacacacaccccttaggGAAATCAGCTATGATCAAAGGAGTAAGGCAGATTTCATGATTCAGTCAAGGCAGGAGTGGATAAGGAGGCCACTCTCATTTCCAGTATATCATAAGCAATCAATAACTGGGATCTACTAAGGCAGTTCATTCATGCAAACAAGTATCTGGGTTCCTACAGTATGTCAGGCACTAGGAGGTGGAGATTTGCTGATAATCTGTTAACTCACGAAAGTCTTACATGGGGAAAACAACATAAAGGAATTCCATACAGGTACTAAGAAAAGCACATGGGGTACTGGGCAAACAGCTGTTTACTTCAAGTGGGGAGGGTCACTCGCTTGGTTTTCTTCTGAGCCTTCCAGCtgctccttctcaccctcctttGTTCATTCCATCTTGTCAACCTCTAAATGTTCAAGGGCTCCAGGCCTGGGTCCTTGGACCTCCTCTCCCTCCGCACTCAATCACCCACTAGGATCCACCACCCATAGTGTGGGTGAGATCATTTGTCTCAAAGCCTTAAATCCCCAAACATCTGGCTCTAGCCAGATTTCTCTCCTCAACTCCAGATGCTTATATTTACTGCCCACATCTACAGTACCCACTAGTAATATCAAGTTAGAGTGTTCGAATCAAACTCCTACCGCTTCCCCATCCACCAGCCCCTCCTGAAGTCTTCCtttctcagtaaatggcaacaTGCTCCAGCTGCTCAGCCAGAAACCTTGGTGTCGCCCATGACTGgcctccccactcatgttctgTATCTGGTCCAGCTACAAAGGCCTCGCCTCTGTCTTAGAAACATACGCAAACTACGCTACGCTTACCACCCCCACTGCTACAGTCCTGGTCTAACCGACCACCCTCTCTCCTGGGATGCCGTGTTAGTGAGCGTTCTCCAGAGGAAAGAAACCAACAGGACCAGTGcgtacacagagagagagagatttattttaaggaattagctAGGCCAGCAGGCTAGAAACCCAAGGAGAAGTTGCAGTCCGAGTCTAAAGGGATTTGGCAGAATTCCGTCCTGTTTCAGGAGGTCAGTCTTTTCGCTAGCCATGTCTTCAACTGATttgatgaggcccacccacaatTCGgaaggtaatctgctttactaAAAATCCATCCActcaaatgttaatttcattcaaaaaccaccttcacagaaacatccagaatcaTGCTGGGCCAAATACAGGCATGATGgcccagccaagctgacacataaaggTGATGTCAAAGATGATACCAACAGACTCTTCCCtgatctccctgcttctgccctagGCCCTCTCCAGTCCATTCCACACAGCAGGGATCGTTAAAGCCTTAAGTCATGTCACAGCTCTGCTCACAACCCTAGAGTGCCCTCCAATGGTTGCCCAGTAGCCTCAGATGAAGTAGAAAGTCCTCCCTGATTTCAGGGACAGTTCTGGACCCAGCTCCATTCCCTCTGAGCTCCCCTATTCTCTCTCACACAGCTACTCCACTCCAGTGGCACACAGATACAGAACACTTTAATGGCAAAGTGACCTACCAAACTAAATCTGTTAAACAGATAAGAAGGTCTTTAAAAAGACATGGCCTTTGTGAGTGAACAGAAAATAAGAGTCCTTGGAGAATGACACACACATTAACATCTGTGCAAAGCCTATATACTGAAAAACAacaaggcaaaaaggaaaaactgggcgcctgggtggctcagatggttaagcgtctgccttcagctcaggtcatgatcccagggtcctgggatcgagtcccacattgggctccctgctccttgggagcctgcttctccctctgcttctctctctctctctctctgtctctcatgaataaataaataaaatctttaaaaaaaaaaaaaaaaaggaaaaactaatatACTTATACGTGGAGTCAAACACATCCATCCTTACAACATAATAACACAAGGGATGGAAGTAACTTTCTTAACAAGTGATCTGaacctcagctataaaatgggactTCCCTTGTCAGAAGGACTGAGACTGTTGTGCACCTGTGTCCCCTGACACAAAGCTCAACACAGCAGGCACTTAACCCGCCTGAGATGTGCCAAGAAGGAAACACTGAATTACGTAAAAAGGAACCACCGGATATAGTGGGAAAGTCTTCTCTGGGACAAAGTACACTTTAAGGTGCTAAAGggtctgatattttctatttctctctcttttttttttaaagattttatttatttatttgagagaaagaatgagagagagagagcacatgagaggggatagggtcagagggagaagcagactccctgctgagcagggagcccgatgcgggactgagctgaaggcagtcgcttaaccaactgagccacccaggcgcccctatttctcttcttttaatgcTGGTGGTCACTACTCACACGACCTATAAAGCTGATTTAACAGTGCTCTTGTGGACTGAACTCCAGAGAGCTACTCTAAGCTACTTAGGCTGACTGTCCTCTCAGACGTGGTTTCACTATGTGATATCCTATGCTTGTAAAGCCTGTCTTCCTGTACGTCAAATGTTTTTCTCACCAACGTCAAAACCTACTCAAAGTCTCCTTTCTGGAAAGACATTAGTCAACAAGCCAGCCACTGTGGCTGAGACTGGCCTTCAGGTCAGCTCACCCTAAGTCAATCCCAACTCTaccactgtattagttttctgttgctgctgtaacaaattaccacaaactcagcaATTCAGCAGTTTGAAACAATACAAATCTATCCTCTCACAGTTTCTGTAAATCAGAACTTCAGGTGGACTCAACTAGGTCCTCTGCTCAAGGTCCCATGaggccaaaatcaagatgttggttgggtggctcagtcagttaagcctccgtctcttgattttggctcaggtaatgatctccgggtcctgagattgagccccacatacgGCTCCACGCTGATCATGAAGCCTGCTAAAGATtgtctctggggcgcctgggtggctcagttggttaagtgactgccttcggctcaggtcatgatcctggagtcccgggatcgagtcccacatcgggctccctgatcggcagggagtctgcttctccctctgaccctcccccctctcatgtgcttgctctctctctctcattctctctctcaaataaataaataaaatctttaaaaaaaaaaaaaagattctgtctcTGTCCCGctgtcccccacccccgtgccctctccctctctccaaaaaaaaaaaaaaaaaaaaaacgttagcAAGGCTGCATTCACTATAACAGGATCATTAAGGTTGTCAGCCAAATTCAGTTCCTTTAAGCTGTAAGACGGAGGTCCCCATTTCCCTAAAGGCTGTCAGCCAGGATCCCATCTTTGCCCCCAACTGCCCACATTCTTCTACTTCCTTTGTGGCTCAGTCTAGCAACAACTGGTCAAGTCCCTCTCATGTTTCAAATCCCTGGCTCCAGTCGGAGAAGATCTCTGTTTTTAAGGTTCATGTGATTAGACAATCCAGGTAATCTCCCTATTTTAGGATCTAAAACCTTAGTTATTATATcagcaaaatcccttttgccatgtaatatAAGGTAGTCACAGGTTctagtggttttctttttgtggGGTGGAGGGTGTGGATCATTCTATCAGTCAGGCAAGCCACTTTACCACCCAAATCTGTTTCCTTCAGATTTCTACAAAATCAAGATAATGCCATCAACGTCAAGGGGTTATTTCAAAAATGCAGTAATATAACTATATTTGAGAGCCTACTACATCGTAGAACCTCTGGCATTAGGTATGCGGTAAAGGCCCAGGACGGGACTTCCAGAAGTACTACCCAGACTCAAAGCACTATACAGACAAGCAAACCTCAACGTTATCTGCCCGTCTTTAGTTATTTGCCTGTTTCTACTTACCTATGGAAGTTGAAATGTTTATgacaattttacaaaataattttacgCGTTGACTATATTTTAAATGGGCTTATACTTTGTTTTCATTCCATTACTCTGACACTTCATTCTTATTGATTTTTCAACGTCTCAGTCCATGAAggactggaaattttaaaaattgatcctTAGTAGTTAGAAGAACATTTAAATCTGTACTTCCAGTTTCTGAAAAGGTCAATAATTTACTTCCACTACCACACAATGAGCTATTTAAAAGCAatagaggggggcggagcaagatggcggaggagtaggagacctggatttcgtctggtctcaggaattcagctgaatagggatcaaaccattctgaacacctacgaactcaacaggagatcgaaaatAAGACTAGTAACagcactctgaacagaaaagtgaccactttctggaagagtcatatttttatcccttca harbors:
- the RD3L gene encoding protein RD3-like, whose amino-acid sequence is MPLFGWMKWPKYDSYKPTHYPGSDVVTKTLLRELKWHLKERERLIQEIENEQKVKKTGVDYNWLRNYQNLHTTIPATEQRQLEVLCSQVQPCQTGTILSRFREVLAENDVLPWEIVYIFKQVLKDFLNSTNKGNQQEGAEESGNTDCPVPSVILGTSSRGSNKDEIPTISSYVDKTTKNRFPAFSHRIWNLPYYYPSS